In Acidobacteriota bacterium, a genomic segment contains:
- a CDS encoding MaoC family dehydratase — MGSLKLRTVEPKYGRLLDDFQVGDVYHHPWEVTIDDGMLAMFAASFLDPNPLYSSRRFARDLGFHDRVVHPLVLLNLALSFTVHDISEQAIAHLAYIDLTFPNAAYSGDTLSVYSEILGVRVSESKPDRGVVHLRTTGVNQDGVAVVTFERKALIPIGKLEGRAHPDAVQATPETTESGTDFASSEADSKEHRLKSAPQELAGEIKAPAWPGRPRGLFEDFEPGDVILHSIGHTVGESEHMQLTILTRNSHPLHFDEVYCREHSFTKTRVVEGGLVFAWAASLASRDTTANALWELDYDKGSHPNPVLAGDTLYAASRVIEKQERDERSGIVRFKLVGVKNERPATLLAAGLDLFEGKFDQKVFEIERTVLLPRH, encoded by the coding sequence ATGGGATCGTTGAAGCTCAGAACCGTCGAACCGAAATATGGCAGGCTGCTTGACGACTTTCAGGTCGGCGACGTCTATCATCACCCCTGGGAAGTTACCATTGACGACGGGATGCTCGCGATGTTCGCGGCCTCGTTTCTCGATCCGAATCCGCTCTACTCAAGCCGCCGCTTTGCTCGAGACCTCGGCTTCCACGATCGTGTAGTCCATCCCCTCGTGCTGTTGAACCTCGCTTTGAGTTTCACCGTGCACGATATTTCTGAACAAGCGATCGCGCATCTGGCTTACATTGATTTGACGTTTCCCAACGCCGCTTACTCGGGAGATACGCTTTCGGTGTATTCGGAAATCCTCGGCGTGCGAGTGTCTGAATCGAAGCCCGATCGCGGAGTGGTGCATCTTCGAACCACCGGGGTCAATCAAGACGGAGTCGCGGTCGTAACTTTCGAGCGCAAGGCTCTCATCCCAATCGGCAAGCTCGAAGGCCGCGCGCATCCCGACGCAGTCCAAGCTACACCTGAGACAACCGAGTCAGGCACCGATTTTGCAAGCTCTGAAGCGGATAGCAAGGAACACAGACTGAAGTCTGCGCCACAAGAACTCGCCGGCGAGATCAAGGCTCCTGCCTGGCCCGGGCGGCCGCGAGGCTTATTCGAAGACTTTGAACCCGGAGACGTGATACTTCACAGCATCGGGCACACGGTCGGCGAGAGCGAGCACATGCAGTTGACAATCTTGACTCGCAACAGCCACCCGCTGCACTTCGACGAAGTCTACTGCCGCGAGCACAGCTTCACGAAGACTCGCGTTGTCGAAGGCGGGCTGGTCTTCGCGTGGGCGGCTTCGCTTGCGAGCCGCGACACAACTGCGAATGCGTTGTGGGAGTTGGACTACGACAAAGGCAGCCATCCGAATCCGGTGCTAGCGGGAGACACGCTCTACGCCGCATCGCGCGTGATCGAAAAGCAGGAACGTGACGAGCGAAGCGGCATCGTGCGATTCAAACTTGTAGGGGTGAAGAACGAAAGGCCCGCGACATTGCTGGCCGCGGGCCTGGATTTGTTCGAAGGTAAGTTTGATCAGAAGGTCTTCGAGATCGAGCGGACCGTCCTGTTGCCGAGACATTAG
- a CDS encoding DUF1801 domain-containing protein codes for MAELKTRKNTASVEKFLNSVADEQRRKDCFRVLEIMKAATKSEPAMWGTSIVGFGRHQYKYESGRELEWFLTGFSPRKQDLTLYIMGGLERYPALMKKLGKHKTGKSCLYIKKLEDVDLPTLKQLIKQSVADLAALKK; via the coding sequence ATGGCCGAACTCAAAACAAGAAAGAACACCGCGAGCGTCGAGAAGTTCCTAAACAGCGTCGCCGATGAACAGCGGCGCAAGGACTGCTTCCGCGTCTTGGAAATCATGAAAGCGGCGACCAAATCTGAGCCGGCAATGTGGGGAACGAGCATAGTCGGCTTTGGCCGTCATCAGTACAAGTACGAAAGTGGGCGCGAGTTGGAGTGGTTCCTGACAGGCTTCTCGCCGCGCAAACAAGACCTGACCTTGTACATCATGGGGGGACTCGAGCGTTACCCGGCGCTGATGAAGAAGCTTGGAAAGCACAAGACGGGAAAGTCTTGCTTGTACATTAAGAAGCTCGAGGACGTAGATTTGCCAACGCTGAAACAATTGATCAAGCAATCCGTCGCGGACCTTGCTGCACTGAAGAAATAA
- a CDS encoding ankyrin repeat domain-containing protein codes for MKRLLLLGFTSLVIFFGFERESQMQTTPQYAFQAAGSVSGAVDSDQPATKLKLEEAGLRAASAKALKLVQHSQVVWYKKQVCTSCHHQLLTEIPIKLARERGVPLDETIARDTTASAFAYLKDLDSQVQGYDYIDVLFDGWALYAADVAGVGASLATAASAQFIASRQHADGSWPTMDNRPPQSHSRFTATAVCAQALTRYLPEQFKEEKEARVRRAREWLLKSQPRTTEDATFRLLGLLWTGADEKARQKAARQLVAEQRADGGWAQLPTLASDAYATGEVLFALHKAAGLPTNDASYQRGVSFLLKTQEADGSWRIKSRLHPPAPVSPPFMNVEFPPFQHDQFISIMGTTWAAAALMQAIPSRAGKDSIRPALAALQPTEQAEWVKVALTGSAADLKKLLDGGMKPDAKTAEGTTALMLAASNLEKVKLLLDRGADVNARAATGLTPLMVAARYRGNSEVVRLLLKKGAKPNADKGVEVRNDASALFFAVMAGDLQTVGALLDAGARLQDRMKVLGTFFTSPLSFATFEDDATLVDYLIGKGADPNELDSDRISVLGSAAIGNHAATVDVLLKRGAKVNHVDNLGMTPLLYAASIDFGETVVLEKLIAAGADLNAKTKEGLTALDLAKSYHHETMANLLSQKTAAR; via the coding sequence ATGAAAAGACTATTGCTACTTGGCTTCACATCACTCGTGATCTTCTTCGGGTTCGAACGAGAGTCTCAAATGCAGACAACGCCTCAGTACGCGTTTCAGGCGGCCGGCTCAGTATCCGGCGCTGTCGATTCAGATCAACCCGCGACAAAGCTAAAGCTCGAGGAGGCTGGGCTACGCGCGGCCTCCGCAAAAGCCCTCAAGCTCGTCCAGCACTCGCAGGTCGTCTGGTACAAGAAGCAGGTTTGCACTTCCTGCCATCACCAACTGCTTACCGAAATCCCGATCAAGCTGGCTCGCGAGCGCGGAGTGCCTCTTGATGAGACAATAGCGCGGGACACGACCGCGTCGGCCTTCGCATATCTAAAAGATCTTGATTCGCAGGTCCAGGGGTACGATTACATAGACGTGTTATTCGATGGCTGGGCGCTATACGCCGCCGACGTAGCCGGTGTCGGCGCAAGCCTCGCGACAGCGGCTTCCGCCCAGTTCATCGCCTCGCGCCAACACGCCGATGGCAGTTGGCCCACAATGGACAACCGGCCGCCACAATCCCACAGCCGATTCACGGCCACCGCGGTCTGCGCCCAGGCCCTGACACGTTATCTGCCCGAACAGTTCAAGGAAGAGAAGGAAGCACGAGTGCGTCGAGCCCGAGAGTGGCTGCTCAAGTCGCAACCTCGAACAACTGAGGACGCAACTTTTAGGTTACTTGGCCTGCTTTGGACGGGCGCGGACGAGAAGGCTCGACAGAAAGCCGCGCGTCAACTTGTGGCCGAGCAGCGCGCAGATGGCGGGTGGGCCCAGTTGCCCACGTTGGCCAGCGACGCATATGCGACCGGCGAGGTCTTGTTCGCCTTGCACAAAGCGGCCGGGCTCCCGACTAACGACGCTTCATATCAGCGCGGTGTGAGCTTCCTTTTGAAAACCCAGGAAGCGGACGGCTCATGGCGAATCAAATCGCGTCTTCATCCACCCGCGCCCGTGAGCCCGCCGTTCATGAACGTGGAGTTTCCTCCGTTTCAGCACGACCAGTTCATCTCGATTATGGGAACGACCTGGGCCGCTGCCGCATTGATGCAAGCGATCCCGTCGCGAGCAGGAAAAGACTCGATAAGGCCCGCGCTGGCTGCCCTCCAGCCCACCGAGCAAGCCGAGTGGGTGAAGGTCGCGCTGACCGGCAGCGCCGCCGATCTGAAGAAACTTCTCGACGGAGGAATGAAACCCGACGCCAAGACTGCCGAGGGGACTACAGCGCTGATGCTTGCGGCTAGCAATCTCGAGAAGGTGAAACTTCTTCTCGATCGCGGTGCAGACGTGAATGCCCGCGCTGCGACGGGCCTCACGCCGCTGATGGTCGCCGCGCGGTACCGAGGCAACTCGGAGGTCGTCCGGCTGCTGCTGAAGAAAGGCGCCAAGCCGAACGCGGACAAAGGAGTCGAGGTCCGTAACGACGCTAGCGCCCTGTTCTTTGCCGTTATGGCCGGTGATCTCCAAACTGTCGGCGCGCTGCTTGACGCAGGGGCCAGGCTCCAAGACAGAATGAAAGTGCTTGGCACTTTCTTCACGAGCCCTTTGAGCTTCGCGACATTCGAAGACGACGCGACATTGGTTGATTACCTGATCGGAAAGGGCGCGGACCCGAATGAACTGGACAGTGACAGAATCTCGGTCCTGGGGTCTGCGGCGATCGGTAATCATGCAGCCACGGTTGACGTGCTGCTCAAGCGGGGCGCGAAGGTGAACCACGTGGACAACCTTGGGATGACGCCTCTGCTGTACGCGGCCTCGATAGACTTCGGCGAAACGGTGGTGCTTGAGAAGCTGATAGCCGCAGGCGCCGACCTGAACGCGAAGACCAAGGAGGGTCTGACGGCTCTCGACCTGGCGAAGAGTTACCATCACGAGACTATGGCGAACCTGTTGTCTCAGAAGACGGCAGCGCGGTGA
- a CDS encoding aldolase/citrate lyase family protein — translation MAVEEITAASAARNNRLIDQYRDQTIDLEPKYLLQMAHLTTPATVWKYVESAVTKSKANLVMLDLEDSIPRDNSELLEQGRVNVIRAFNELDWGTRLRFFRPRGLELDPAFEDIATIVEGAGSKLDGLIYPKIESADEVRSIDETLTALEEALGLPHGGIRIEPLIESASAEENVFEIARSSRRLAGLVFGSYDYWASLGMGASSYRADHPLIAQARGRIVKAAASAGIPAIAEMTTNYPTRDKSDEERRAAMEEFRRDALLARDFGFAGKWTGIPDQTAMAVEIFQTPDDEIERAINNATRFLEAEASGRGATMIDGKMADRATDRMNRNTLKKAYAMGRLDDALAKRLMIC, via the coding sequence ATGGCAGTTGAAGAAATCACCGCGGCGTCCGCTGCACGAAACAATCGTTTGATCGATCAGTACCGCGATCAGACGATCGATCTCGAGCCTAAGTACCTCCTGCAGATGGCTCATCTCACGACGCCGGCCACTGTGTGGAAGTACGTCGAGAGCGCGGTCACGAAGTCCAAAGCCAACCTGGTGATGCTCGATCTGGAAGACTCGATCCCCCGTGACAACTCGGAGCTGCTCGAACAGGGACGAGTCAACGTCATTCGCGCTTTCAATGAGCTGGACTGGGGAACGCGGCTTCGATTTTTTCGCCCTCGTGGACTCGAGCTTGATCCGGCGTTCGAAGATATCGCGACGATCGTGGAAGGCGCAGGCTCGAAACTCGACGGTTTGATCTACCCCAAGATCGAAAGCGCCGATGAAGTTCGCTCGATCGACGAGACGCTGACCGCCTTGGAAGAAGCGCTTGGACTTCCGCATGGCGGCATACGAATCGAACCGTTGATCGAGTCGGCGTCGGCGGAAGAGAACGTCTTCGAGATAGCGCGCTCGTCGCGGCGGCTGGCCGGATTGGTCTTTGGGTCGTATGACTACTGGGCGAGCCTGGGCATGGGAGCTTCGAGTTACCGGGCGGATCATCCGCTGATAGCGCAAGCTCGGGGGCGCATCGTGAAGGCCGCCGCGTCGGCCGGGATACCGGCGATCGCCGAGATGACTACGAACTACCCGACTCGCGACAAGAGCGACGAAGAACGCCGCGCAGCGATGGAAGAGTTTCGCCGCGACGCGCTGCTGGCGCGCGATTTCGGATTCGCCGGCAAGTGGACCGGCATTCCTGATCAGACCGCGATGGCGGTCGAGATCTTCCAGACGCCGGATGATGAGATCGAACGCGCGATCAACAATGCAACCCGGTTTCTCGAAGCCGAAGCGTCGGGTCGAGGGGCTACGATGATTGACGGCAAGATGGCCGATCGCGCTACGGATCGCATGAATCGAAACACGTTGAAGAAGGCTTACGCGATGGGGCGGTTGGATGACGCTCTCGCAAAGCGGTTGATGATCTGTTAA
- a CDS encoding PDZ domain-containing protein, with translation MKRALGILAVAFVLATGALAQAEKPLLLQKPTISRTQVAFVCAGDLWIAPREGGDAKRLTTGTGIETNPIFSPDGSMIAFTGEYDGNIDAYVVPAAGGVPRRLTYHPGADIVAGWTTDGKSVLFGSGRNSYSRFARLFTISTDGGFPVEVPLPMAFEGSFSADGSRLAYCPLPRAFTAWKRYRGGQTTAVWLAKLADSSVEKVPRDNSNDFNPMWVEGKVYFLSDRNGAVTLFAYDTASRKVSQVVRNDGLDIKSATAGPGAIVYEQFGALHVLDLKTDKTHKLDLRAAGDMASVRPRFEKVASRILNATLSPTGARAVFEARGEILTVPAEKGNARNLTRTPGAAERDPSWSPDGKWIAYFSDESGEYALHLRDQNGMGEPKKINLGNPPSFYYSPLWSPDSKKIVYTDKRLNLWYVDIDKGAPVKVDTTTYENPWRVFDPSWSPDSRWVTYTRQLKNRLGVVCVYSLETGKSTQVTDGLSDARFATFDKGGKYVYFTASTDAGPTTGWLDMSSFSHEVTRSVYVIVLRRDLPSPLAPESDEEKVQDEKKPAETPPAAGAAPPATPAAPATPADKPADKKEAVAVSIDFDNIGQRILALPLPARNYVGTSVGKAGTLYILEAQRVPGVSSAAIVHKFDLEKRKTDKVLEGVSAFDVSANGEKMLFRQGAGWFIASTAQPLKPGEGMLKTDEMEVWVDPRAEWNQMYREVWRIERDFFYDPGYHGLDLKATETAYAPYLASLAHRADLNYLFSEMLGELTVGHLYVGGGDAPEVKKVKGGLLGADFKIENGRYRFARVYNGENWNPQLRAPLTQPGVNVAAGEYLLAVNGRELRASDSVYSFFEGAAGKSVVIKVGSDPNGANSREVTVVPVEGEQGLRNLAWIEDNRRKVDQMSGGKLAYVYLPDTGGGGFTNFNRYYFAQIDKQGAVIDERFNGGGTAADYIIDYMRRPLLSYWATREGEDFTTPVGSIYGPKAMIINEYAGSGGDAMPWYFRRAGVGPLIGKRTWGGLVGIYDYPTLIDGGQVTAPRVAFWSPEGKWDVENAGVTPDIEVEFDPMAWRAGRDPQLEKAVEVVLSALSKNPPPTRTRPPYPNYHKPNGRAGK, from the coding sequence AGCTGAGAAGCCGCTGTTGCTTCAGAAGCCAACCATAAGCCGCACTCAAGTCGCATTTGTCTGCGCCGGAGATTTGTGGATAGCCCCACGCGAAGGCGGAGACGCTAAACGTCTGACGACCGGCACCGGCATAGAGACTAACCCGATCTTCTCGCCCGACGGGTCGATGATCGCCTTCACCGGCGAGTATGACGGCAACATCGACGCATATGTAGTCCCGGCTGCGGGCGGAGTCCCGCGGCGGCTGACTTATCATCCGGGTGCCGACATTGTCGCGGGCTGGACAACCGACGGCAAGAGCGTCCTCTTCGGCTCGGGGCGGAATAGTTACTCGCGGTTCGCGCGCCTGTTCACTATCTCGACCGACGGCGGCTTTCCGGTTGAAGTTCCCCTGCCGATGGCCTTCGAAGGCTCCTTCTCGGCCGACGGCTCGCGGCTGGCTTACTGTCCACTGCCGCGCGCATTCACCGCGTGGAAGCGCTATCGAGGCGGCCAGACTACAGCGGTCTGGCTGGCAAAGCTTGCGGATTCGAGCGTCGAGAAAGTTCCGCGTGACAATTCAAACGACTTCAACCCGATGTGGGTCGAAGGAAAAGTCTACTTCCTGTCGGATCGCAACGGTGCGGTAACGTTGTTTGCCTACGACACGGCTTCCAGGAAAGTCTCTCAAGTCGTTCGCAATGATGGGCTCGATATCAAGTCGGCCACCGCAGGACCCGGCGCGATAGTCTACGAGCAGTTCGGCGCGCTCCACGTGCTCGACCTCAAGACTGACAAGACTCACAAGCTCGATCTTAGAGCCGCGGGCGACATGGCCTCGGTGCGTCCGCGCTTCGAAAAAGTGGCGAGCCGCATCCTCAACGCGACGCTTTCTCCGACCGGCGCGCGAGCCGTGTTCGAAGCTCGCGGCGAAATCCTGACCGTGCCGGCCGAGAAAGGCAACGCGCGCAACCTGACCAGGACGCCGGGCGCCGCCGAACGGGACCCGTCGTGGTCACCCGATGGAAAGTGGATCGCTTACTTCTCGGATGAGTCGGGCGAGTATGCGCTTCACCTTCGTGATCAGAACGGCATGGGTGAGCCGAAGAAGATCAATCTAGGCAATCCGCCTTCGTTTTATTACTCACCGCTTTGGTCGCCCGATAGCAAAAAGATCGTCTACACCGATAAGCGCCTGAACCTCTGGTACGTCGATATCGACAAAGGCGCGCCGGTAAAAGTGGACACCACGACTTATGAAAACCCCTGGCGCGTTTTTGATCCGTCGTGGTCCCCCGACAGCCGATGGGTGACCTACACCAGGCAGCTCAAGAATCGACTTGGCGTCGTTTGTGTTTACTCGCTCGAAACCGGGAAGAGCACGCAGGTAACTGACGGTTTGAGCGACGCGCGCTTCGCCACGTTCGACAAGGGCGGCAAGTACGTCTATTTCACGGCCAGCACCGATGCCGGCCCGACGACCGGATGGCTGGACATGTCCAGCTTCAGCCACGAGGTTACTCGCAGCGTCTACGTGATCGTGCTTCGGCGGGACCTCCCTTCGCCGCTCGCTCCGGAAAGCGACGAAGAGAAGGTTCAAGATGAGAAGAAACCTGCGGAGACGCCGCCGGCCGCCGGCGCAGCCCCGCCCGCAACGCCAGCCGCGCCCGCAACGCCAGCCGATAAGCCGGCTGACAAGAAAGAAGCGGTCGCCGTCTCGATCGACTTCGACAACATCGGCCAGCGAATTCTTGCGCTTCCGCTTCCCGCGCGAAACTATGTAGGCACCAGCGTCGGCAAGGCCGGCACGCTTTACATTCTGGAAGCCCAGCGAGTTCCAGGCGTCAGCTCCGCGGCAATCGTTCACAAGTTCGATCTCGAAAAGCGCAAGACCGACAAAGTCCTTGAAGGAGTCTCCGCCTTCGACGTGTCCGCCAACGGCGAGAAGATGCTCTTCAGACAAGGAGCTGGCTGGTTCATCGCTTCGACGGCTCAACCGCTCAAGCCCGGCGAAGGCATGCTCAAGACCGACGAGATGGAAGTCTGGGTCGACCCGCGCGCCGAATGGAATCAGATGTATCGCGAGGTGTGGCGCATCGAGCGCGACTTCTTCTACGATCCGGGCTATCACGGCCTCGATCTGAAAGCGACCGAAACCGCGTACGCGCCCTACCTGGCCAGCCTGGCTCATCGCGCCGATCTTAACTATCTGTTCTCCGAGATGCTCGGCGAGCTTACGGTCGGACACCTTTACGTGGGGGGCGGGGATGCACCCGAGGTAAAGAAAGTGAAGGGCGGGTTGCTGGGCGCGGATTTCAAGATTGAGAACGGCCGCTACCGATTCGCGCGAGTCTACAACGGCGAGAACTGGAACCCGCAGCTTCGCGCGCCGCTGACTCAGCCCGGGGTGAACGTCGCCGCCGGCGAATACCTGCTGGCGGTCAACGGACGCGAGCTTCGAGCAAGCGATAGCGTCTACAGCTTCTTCGAAGGCGCCGCCGGCAAGTCGGTGGTCATCAAAGTCGGCTCGGACCCCAACGGCGCAAACTCGCGCGAGGTCACCGTAGTTCCAGTCGAGGGTGAACAGGGATTGAGGAACCTCGCCTGGATCGAAGACAACCGGCGCAAGGTCGATCAGATGAGCGGCGGCAAGCTCGCGTATGTGTATCTGCCCGACACTGGGGGTGGCGGCTTCACCAACTTCAACCGTTACTACTTCGCTCAGATAGATAAGCAGGGCGCGGTGATCGACGAGCGGTTCAACGGCGGCGGCACCGCTGCCGACTACATCATCGACTACATGCGCCGCCCCTTGCTGAGCTACTGGGCAACGCGCGAAGGCGAGGACTTCACCACACCGGTCGGCTCGATCTACGGACCGAAGGCGATGATCATCAACGAGTACGCAGGCAGCGGCGGCGACGCTATGCCGTGGTACTTTCGCAGGGCGGGCGTCGGGCCTCTGATCGGCAAACGTACCTGGGGCGGGCTCGTCGGTATCTATGACTATCCCACGCTAATCGACGGCGGCCAGGTGACCGCGCCCCGTGTCGCTTTTTGGAGTCCCGAAGGCAAGTGGGATGTCGAGAATGCCGGCGTCACTCCCGACATCGAAGTCGAGTTCGACCCGATGGCGTGGCGCGCGGGGCGAGACCCGCAACTCGAGAAGGCGGTCGAAGTTGTGCTGAGCGCGCTGAGTAAGAACCCGCCGCCCACTCGCACGCGTCCGCCTTATCCGAACTATCACAAGCCCAACGGCCGCGCCGGAAAATAA